A single region of the Gopherus evgoodei ecotype Sinaloan lineage chromosome 3, rGopEvg1_v1.p, whole genome shotgun sequence genome encodes:
- the LOC115649322 gene encoding uncharacterized protein LOC115649322 has product MDQGSDALGAAQTRDKDTGSDALGAAQTRDKDTGSDALGAAQTRDKDTSVALGAAQTLDKDMGSVALGAAQTRDKDTGSVALGAAQTRDKDTGSDALGAAQTRDKDTGSVALGAAQTRDKDGLRCARSCTGDKDGLRCARRCTDTGQRHGLHCARRCTGDKDTGSDALGAALTRDKDTGSVALGAAQTRDKDTGSVALGAAQGTKTRTPLR; this is encoded by the exons ATGGACCAGGGCTCCGATGcgctaggcgctgcacagacacggGACAAAGACACGGGCTCCGATGcgctaggcgctgcacagacacggGACAAAGACACGGGCTCCGATGcgctaggcgctgcacagacacggGATAAAGACACGAGCGTTGCGCTAGGAGCTGCACAGACACTGGACAAAGACATGGGCTCCGTTGcgctaggcgctgcacagacacggGACAAAGACACGGGCTCCGTTGCGCTAGGAGCTGCACAGACACGGGACAAAGACACAGGCTCCGATGCGCTAGGAGCTGCACAGACACGGGACAAAGACACGGGCTCCGTTGcgctaggcgctgcacagacacggGACAAAGACGGGCTCCGTTGCGCTAGGAGCTGCACAGGGGACAAAGACGGGCTCCGATGcgctaggcgctgcacagacacggGACAAAGACACGGGCTCCATTGCGCTAGGCGCTGCACAGGGGACAAAGACACAGGCTCCGATGCGCTAGGAGCTGCACTGACACGGGACAAAGACACGGGCTCCGTTGCGCTAG gcgctgcacagacacggGACAAAGACACGGGCTCCGTTGCGCTAGGCGCTGCACAGGGGACAAAGACACGGACTCCGTTGcgctag